CAGCGGAGATATGCCTATGGCTGAACCTCAACCTCGGGGGCCCATGAATCGAACCCTGATTCTCACCGAGAGCGATCGCGATCGCCTCCAACCCCGTCTGCTCGATGCTGCTGCCCTATCGCCTCAAGCCCCCTTGCCCACAGGTACTCTCTGGGGCGATTGCCTCCAGTTTGCCTCCCAGATGCCGCACCAGTCAGTCGATCTACTCATTCTTGACCCGCCCTATAACCTTACGAAAAATTTCCACGGCTACCAGTTCACCCAGCAACGCGCTGAAGACTATACCGCTTGGCTACGGCAGGTAGTTTTGGCCTTCATACCCTTGCTGAAGCCAACTGCTAGCCTGTATATCTGCGGCGATTGGCGCTCCTCAACCTCAATTTTTGCCGTCGCCGCCGACTATTTTGTCGTCCGAAATCGCATCACCTGGGAGCGGGAAAAGGGACGAGGAGCCAAGAAAAATTGGAAAAATGCGAGCGAAGATATTTGGTTTTGCACCGTCAGCGATCGCTACACCTTCTGCGTTGATGCTGTCAAGCTCCGGCGGCGAGTTCTAGCGCCCTACCGCCATGCAGATGGCCAACCTAAGGACTGGCAGGCGACTGAAGACGGCAATTTTCGTGATACCCATCCGTCTAATTTCTGGAGCGATATCACCATTCCCTTTTGGTCGATGCCCGAAAATACCGATCATCCCACCCAGAAAAGCGAAAAGCTGATCGCCAAACTGGTGCTAGCGAGTAGCCAACCCGGTCAAGTCATCTTGGATCCATTTGTGGGCAGTGGCACCACCTCGGTGGTCGCCAAAAAATTGGGACGTCAGTATCTGGGCATCGATCGCAATCTAGACTACTGCCTGTTAACCGAGCGACGGCTGGAACTAGCCGACCAACATCCCGCCATTCAAGGCTTTACCCACCAGGTTTTCTGGGAACGTAATTCCTCACCGCCACCGGATTGAGCCAGCTAGGAGCGATCGCCCCTCTAGCTTCCCTTTAGGAGTTAGCAACGTTAGCCTACTCATGGGCGATCGCATTGGGCATCATCGTGCCCGTGAGAATCGCATTGTGAAGATTCACCTGGTTGAGATTAGCGCTAATCAAAATCGCATCGGTGAGGTTCGCTTCACTCAAGTTGGCCCAGCTTAAGGAAGCACGATGCAAATTTGCCCCCGTTAAATCTACCCCACGCATAGATGTCCAGTTGAGGTTGACACCGCGCATGTTAGCTGATCGAAAGACGGCATTTAGGAGGCTCGCGCCCGTGAAGCGAGCCCGACGCAGATCAGAATCTTCTAAATTGGCCTCATCAAGGTTAGCTCCTTGCAAAATG
The Candidatus Obscuribacterales bacterium genome window above contains:
- a CDS encoding site-specific DNA-methyltransferase translates to MAEPQPRGPMNRTLILTESDRDRLQPRLLDAAALSPQAPLPTGTLWGDCLQFASQMPHQSVDLLILDPPYNLTKNFHGYQFTQQRAEDYTAWLRQVVLAFIPLLKPTASLYICGDWRSSTSIFAVAADYFVVRNRITWEREKGRGAKKNWKNASEDIWFCTVSDRYTFCVDAVKLRRRVLAPYRHADGQPKDWQATEDGNFRDTHPSNFWSDITIPFWSMPENTDHPTQKSEKLIAKLVLASSQPGQVILDPFVGSGTTSVVAKKLGRQYLGIDRNLDYCLLTERRLELADQHPAIQGFTHQVFWERNSSPPPD